A stretch of the Bradyrhizobium sp. CCBAU 53351 genome encodes the following:
- a CDS encoding sulfite exporter TauE/SafE family protein: MPDITTLILLSVAVFAGAFVSGLSGFAFSAVAGAILLRVFQPLEAVPLMMACSIGVQATNLWALRRNIRWEGSLMLIVGGLIGVPIAVSLLQSTDTHLLRRGFGIIVSLYAAYMLLRPTLVTAGEAVGRHWVALIGFGGGLVGGLTAMPGAIPTIWCDMRGMPKSEQRGLVQPFIAAMQVFAIALLVGHQDLSSKVFVDLAISLPALFAGSALGVIAFHRVNETVFRKTVLVLLLISGVSLV; encoded by the coding sequence GTGCCTGATATCACGACTCTGATTCTGCTGAGCGTTGCCGTATTCGCGGGGGCCTTCGTTTCGGGACTCTCCGGCTTCGCGTTTTCGGCGGTCGCCGGCGCGATCCTGCTGCGGGTGTTTCAGCCGCTCGAAGCCGTGCCGCTGATGATGGCGTGCAGCATCGGAGTGCAGGCGACCAATCTGTGGGCGCTCCGGCGCAACATCCGCTGGGAGGGCAGCCTGATGCTGATCGTCGGCGGATTGATTGGCGTTCCCATCGCAGTGTCGCTGCTGCAGTCTACGGACACGCATCTGCTCAGGCGCGGATTCGGCATCATCGTTTCGCTCTATGCCGCCTACATGCTGCTGCGGCCGACGCTGGTGACGGCCGGTGAGGCCGTCGGTCGGCACTGGGTCGCGCTGATCGGCTTCGGGGGAGGGCTGGTCGGTGGCCTCACGGCGATGCCCGGTGCGATCCCGACGATATGGTGCGACATGCGCGGCATGCCCAAGAGCGAGCAACGCGGCCTGGTGCAGCCGTTCATTGCGGCGATGCAGGTCTTTGCCATCGCGCTGCTGGTCGGGCACCAGGACCTGTCGTCAAAGGTCTTCGTCGATCTCGCCATCAGTCTGCCGGCGCTGTTTGCCGGCTCGGCGCTCGGCGTGATCGCCTTCCATCGCGTCAACGAGACGGTCTTTCGCAAGACTGTGCTCGTTCTGTTGCTGATATCGGGAGTTTCCCTGGTTTAG
- a CDS encoding helix-turn-helix transcriptional regulator produces the protein MSRVPNHAELIESIYDAGLHPELWGDVVVMLNAFIGSQACGLISKDTVSKSGATHYYCGVDPHYIQLYSETYSQYDPLARLPQYGEVRNIPDLVNFDEYRRGRFYQEWLRPQGCVDVANVVLEQSKSPCPMLMTVIPGREMLDAGQRARMQSLVPHASRALLINRAIERKQQRATALADVVDRLNAGVVLLDAACRIVHSNPAAETILATDDVLRSISGRLVTRSPDANRALRNIFRDPGEVAVAAAEGRKIPLTSHDGSYYVAHVIALPSLLRDGATERTSAVGALLVWKAELDSRSCAGLIDRTFELTPAELRVLQSIVEVGGVPETAAALGIAETTVKTHLHRVFAKTGVSRQADLVKLAAGFSNPLLH, from the coding sequence ATGTCCCGAGTTCCCAATCACGCCGAGCTGATCGAGAGCATCTATGATGCAGGGCTCCACCCTGAGTTGTGGGGCGACGTCGTCGTCATGCTCAATGCGTTCATCGGCAGCCAGGCCTGCGGCCTGATCTCGAAGGATACGGTCAGCAAATCAGGTGCGACCCATTATTATTGCGGGGTCGATCCGCACTACATCCAGCTCTATTCCGAAACCTATTCGCAATACGATCCGCTCGCCCGGCTGCCCCAGTACGGCGAGGTGCGCAACATTCCGGACCTCGTGAATTTCGACGAGTACCGCCGCGGGCGCTTCTATCAGGAATGGCTGCGCCCCCAGGGCTGCGTCGACGTTGCCAACGTGGTGCTCGAGCAATCGAAGTCGCCGTGTCCGATGTTGATGACCGTCATCCCGGGCCGGGAGATGCTCGACGCCGGGCAACGCGCGCGCATGCAGTCGCTGGTCCCGCATGCGAGCCGGGCGCTGCTGATCAACCGCGCGATCGAGCGGAAACAGCAACGCGCGACCGCGCTGGCCGACGTCGTGGATCGCCTGAATGCCGGCGTCGTCCTGCTCGATGCGGCCTGCCGGATCGTCCACAGCAATCCGGCCGCGGAGACGATCCTGGCGACCGACGATGTCCTGCGCTCGATATCGGGCCGGCTGGTGACGAGATCGCCCGACGCCAACCGGGCCCTGCGCAATATCTTCCGCGATCCAGGAGAGGTTGCGGTGGCGGCGGCCGAGGGCCGAAAGATCCCCCTGACGTCGCATGACGGGTCGTACTACGTCGCTCATGTGATCGCGCTGCCGTCGCTGTTGCGCGATGGCGCGACGGAGCGGACGTCGGCTGTCGGAGCCTTGCTCGTCTGGAAAGCGGAACTCGACAGCCGCTCATGTGCCGGCCTGATCGACCGCACGTTCGAATTGACGCCTGCGGAACTGAGAGTTCTGCAGTCGATCGTCGAGGTCGGCGGTGTGCCGGAGACCGCGGCGGCGCTGGGAATTGCCGAGACGACGGTGAAGACGCACCTGCATCGGGTCTTCGCCAAGACCGGCGTGTCCCGCCAGGCCGATCTCGTCAAGCTTGCGGCCGGATTTTCCAATCCGCTTCTGCACTGA